aaatttttcatgtaTAAATCGAAATGATGGAATATAATCCtgagataaaaattaattaaactgCAAGACAATTCAAGATGTAAAGACATGATTACTAGGAGAGATTTGAATTGATGTCATATTGGTCAACAAAAGGAAGAATGATAGATCCATGATGCCAAGTTCAATGGCATCGTCCAAACACTTGGAAAGTTGAAACATCCAGTCAATTTTGTGGGAATTATCAACTCAATTACATGATAATGCATGAATCTGTGACATTATCAACTATCGTGACCCTTGGTTTGGTGATTTAAAATGGGTCAATCTATTAAGATAAAGTTAGATTCTTGGTGCTAGGATCTATGGAACCGTCGACGCTCGAAAGATCAAATTGATTTTATTAGATATCTCTACTCAATTAGATGATGATTAGAAATCTAGTCGAATGTCAATAACAATATATAAACCATGATCATGAAATAAAATGGCTCATTTTGTCGAGGTCTAGAGTTGTGTAATCATGTAAGTAgtagttaaaaaatttaatcaaacaaGAGCTACTGTGCaagagaacaagaaaaaaaattagggtgACATGTCGCAAGACTGATAATGACCATCTGTAAGTGGACTCCATCTCAGGTCTTTTGATCACTTTTAGCTGGCTGAAGATTAGCTTcattatgaaattaaaaaaattattgatcccCAAGGACGGCTAAAGGATGATAAGCGGCTCCTTGGATACGACGTGTTTATCCTCCCCCTTTGTTTTGGTCAATACTCCTTTAGCCCCATTACAGGGAATAATAACCCATCCTCAGGGTCTCTTGGTCTTGGATCAGGCTTAAATCTGAGTGTAAGTGATGTAAACCAAGCTCTTTATTCTTGCTATTGACCGGAGAAATTAACCATTACCACACTAAGTATATTTCACCTCTCAaggtataaatattaattaaaaattattattataatataaaaaaattattaaattttaattataaataacaaTCATGATGTTAAGATATTGTATATTTGTACATAAGTCtcaattttatattattatgataGGTTGTAGTATTATTGtatcatctttattttttttttttacctattATGTTGATTACGAAACGAAGAATTAagaatttatttgattaataaaaataaaaaaataaaaatatgatcaataaaaaaataaataaattttttatttcattaaaatttttttaaaaaattataaaataatatttttagaaacATCCTTACGAAGAGAATGAGTgagtttttttattaaaaatataataatttttttatataatatttataaaaatataaatatttaagtaaatataaaatatttaaaatatatattatttttttataaccaattaaatatatcaaaaaaaattaatattatattttaaaaatatatttttgataaaaactttaaaattatttcaacgaGGGAACTTTATTTCTATCAGCTAAATGAGTCTTAAAAGATTATTATACTTCATCATCAATCTGGGATCCCATTGTTCCGCTTCTGAAGGTCAATAGATCGTACGAGTACAGACGAAGAGATCGTAGGATATCCAAGTAACACACATGGCCAGCGCTACCTTCCTCTCACCGACGGCCGTGGATGGGATAAGGGATAAAGCAAGCGGACACTTTGTCGTGTCATGGAACTCAGATACGTTCAGACGCATAAAATCTCTACGCGGACGGCAGATCTGTCGTCCACCTGACACCTCACGACATCACCGTGTTGCATGCACCACCTGCAATGGGACCACGTCAAATCCCACGGTGGGTAACACGTCACGCTatcccttgtatttcaccaatttttTGATTGCGCGCCATCCACCATCCACATGCTCCGGGATTTGTCCGAATTCACTTGCACCTCCTGCACGTAATAATTTTCCATAATAACTCCGTCACCGTTGCCATGTTTCCCCACAATTTTAAGGGGCCATATCGATAGAAAAAGTTATTGGTTAAAACAACACTACCAcacgtaaaaaaataaaaattatattattatttatatttatttaaaatttttaaataaaaaatatttttgttttttaataaaaatttattttttatgatacatCTATTTATTATTAAATGACGTAAGATATATGTGATAATTAGATTACGTAAGATATACGCGATAAATTTGTTCTCGCCAATAATTTCTCTGTCCGTAGTAGTCCACCACGCGCAACACCAAGACCGGAGGTGCTCTCACGACGTCAGCACGTCCGTTCGCCCACGGATATCCAATCCATTCGGTTCGATCCCTTCTTTTCGCTAGGCGCGCATCAACCGTTGGTTTACCAATCCAACGGCCATCGTTCCTCTCTGACACGGGCACCAGTGCCCAAGAACTATGGGAAAACCATGTGGGGCTCTGCTGGCCCACCAATTTGACCGGCTCTATGATGCCATGTCAGCGAGAAATGGTGGTAACCAAAAGGGCAGTGACGGACGAGAGACGCGAGTCCCCCGTTTTGTTGCCGTGGGCTCCCCCCAGGAGACTTCAACGTCCCTTCTAAACAAATGCGACGGACAACGTCCAGCTCCATTCTTCCGCATAAACATTGCTATGCGAATCACATCAACCATTCATTCCAGGTCATCCTGCTCGCTGCCTCGTAACGCGACGGAACGGCGTCACGCTAAAATCGCCCGGAATGTGAAGTCTCTCGTATAGGAATTGTTATGCGGGCACTCCGATGGGGCACCTTTAGGGTCCTGTCCCTGGGATTTTGGCGGGACCCCACCGGCCTCGATGCGGTTCCGCTTGAGGGAAAAAGGAAGGGTGGGCCCCATACGTCGCCGACTGCCGCCCTCCCCCTCCATGACAAGCTGGACCGTCGTCCCTTCCTACCCTCCCACTATTTATTTTGCCCCCTCCCCCGTTCTTCTTTCGCTTGCCCCAGgtatctctctcttctctcttcctcatgGTGGAGCGCCACGAGATCGCACGCCGGtgaccgccgccgccgccgagcCCATGGAGAGCTTTCGCCACCAGCAGACCCCCGGCTCGGACCGCTTCCTCGGCCTCGTCGGCCCGCCCCGGCCCGCCAACGGCACCGTCCTCTCCGCCGGCGAGGACGAGCTTCACGAGGACGAGATCTTCTGGACCGGGGCCGACAACCCCTCCTCCGAGCCCAACCGCTACCCCATGAAACCCTCCCCCGCTATCGGCAAACCGAACCCTAGCCCCGCCACCATCGCCCGCGCCGGGTTTCGGCGCCTCCCGGACCGGAACTTCGGAATCCTTGCCGCCCTCCTGGAGGACGACAAGAAACCGCCGACGGCGAAGGCCAGCCCCCCGTTCCAATATCGGAATGCCGCCGCCCGCTCCCCCACCTCCTCACCATCGTCCTCCACCTCCCCTTCCTCCGTCTCCACCTGCGCTCGGATGATCCCAGTGGTCCCCAAGATGAAGCCAGAGTCCGCACTGTCGATGCCGGGCGGGAAGATCTACCATCAGTCGGCTCCGCTGAGAGTGCCGGTGGCGCCGGCGAAGATGAGGAGAGGatggggggagttcgagatggaCGACCGAGATTTGGACGGGGATGAGGAGATGCTTCCGCCCCACGAGATCGTGGCGAGGCGGTCCGGGAACGGATCGCCGATGACCACCTTCTCGGTGCTGGAGGGAGTCGGAAGAACGCTCAAGGGGAGGGACCTCCGCCAGGTTCGCAACGCCGTCTGGCGAAAGACGGGCTTTCTTGATCTATAGCGAGGAAAGTGCTTTCCCCCTCTTAAAAATTTTGCCTCTCTTGTTTTTAGTGTTATTGTATTCTGTGATTTTGGGGGGAGGGAGAGGGGATGGGAATTGAGAATGTTTTGGGGGATCAGTGACAATAAATGATCATCTTTCGCCCATGGATTCTTCAATTTGCCTTttgctctttttttctctctctttctcttttgagACACGccctctatctctccttaaatgTTGTGCAAAAGtggatgaactaatagctctgaATCCATGGTAGTAGAATCGTTCTCAATGATTAGATGATCGGTTTTTAGTACCTACCTCGTATAGATGACGTCCGTTCAGATTTCTGCTCTGCTTCAGATACAGAGATATCCACGATATATCTTGCTTTCTTTTCATTATAAAAGTTGGTGCGTACATAGACCATTGAAATTGAAGTTACTGCCAAACTATTAAGATTGACATAATGTGTGTGATTGATTCGGAGAGCTTGTTTTGCAACAAGAACATCTTGGTGCAGTAATAGAATCTGTGTTGCTtttatgatcaaattaaaatatttcaattttttcagTGGACCCAAATAGATATCAGTGTACCTCTATGATGGCCTAAAGTTCATCATTGCGCCTAGGTGTTCCTAATTGAATTTAGATGATCTTTGCTGGGGATGTTCTACGGCTATATTTTTACAGAatatgaagatggatcagagcaATTATCTTGTGTTTTCTCACCTTGCCACATGGTGTATGTGTGAAGGTTGGTGTGCACTCGTTGATCCATTCGGTGTGTTACTCCAAAACTCTTCATAAAAGAGAGCGATTGGATAAGAATTCTGACCTGTCCACCGTCTACATCTTGGTGGTGTGACTGATTGGACACCCAAAGGTATGGTATGGTAGTTGTATATTTAGTGAGAATGCAGCTGTAGTTCGAAAGGTTGTGGTCTCCAGTTTATACCCTTGGGCAAAATAAGGCTTCCTTTGGGACGGGTTTTGGTGGAAACCTGGTTTAATTTGGAGAAATAAAATCAAGTAGCGTGCATGAGACCTAGTTTTATGGGTTTCGAACGTATTTTGCATCTAAACCCAATTTTTTGTGACAATGTGTTGGGATGCTTTCAGCTTATTGTGGTTTTGAGGTACAGCTTTAGAAGGTGGATGAATTTGTCTTTGCTAATCCCAGAATCCTGTGTGCTTGGCTGATTCATGGTAAAGGGTTAAGTATtgataataatagtaaaaatgataataataattaatatcatatgattatctattattatattattatattacaatataatATTACTATATCTTTATTGTATAGCATTCGACACAATATTATACGATATGATATTTTACTAGCATAACATGGTACCATATTATAATAGTATGCTTTATGTATTATTATATGACCAAATGAAGAAGAGGGCTGAATTGGACATGGGAGATGGAATGGAGGGCAGTGCCGTCCTTTTGTTCCATGAAATAACAACAAGGAATGGTTTCCCTACCTTAGGTCTGTGCAAGACCTGGTCAAAGGCTCTGGAGGGGTCTTATATGGATCTCACTGGGGCAAAGGAGCTGCAAGGATGTTTGGCAATTTATCCTGCATAATCTGGGAACAAAACGGCCAATGTTTGTATGTTTGTCAGGGTAATGTAATAgtatcatgtttttttttttttgagtgaaagGGAAGTAGAAGACCTGCCACCTAGTTATTATTAATTGAATATATACAGAGATAAGAAGAGGTTCAAAGAGGACTATAATTGGGAAAGAACCAAGCTAGCAAAAATTGGACAGACAAACAGTCCAGATTGAGTTTCAGAGAATGAACAGAGACAATGTAATAGTGCTGTGTTACAACAACAACCATAACGACAAGAAGAAAAAACTCTTATGGCAGCAAAACCAAcgcatttttattttaataatgttTAGCAGCTTAATTTCTGAATGGAGTCACTACAGATGCTCTATAACATGGGTTTTAACATTCATTATTAAGACCCCTGTCGTGTTCATgggttttcatcaaaaaaaaaagacccCTGTCGTGTTCTGAACACATCATGCAAAGGCATTGTTAATATGATGTCGCCAAATTTTGTGTTTTTgtagtttgtcattgagaatgagattCAAGGATGGCAACTGTGGGAAATTTGAGTCACTGATCCAGACAAAATgtagtgacaaaaaaaaaaagtgacattTAAACCTCTTTGGTGCAACCTCCTTTTCCTGATTGGATTATTTTGGGACTACCAAACACGAAACCGAAGGGATAAGGCTTGGACAATTATGATGATAGTTTCTTCTTGTACCTAGGCCCACCCCTAGGTGATGATGAAGGTGATCTCTTTAGTTCATCTGACTTTTTAATTTCTTCTGttcttttatataaatttttttctcgttGAGTTACTTTGTCAGTTCATCATTACTCTGAATAACCTCATTGTGTTCCATCCTTCAGTATATGTTTTCTATGCAGTTTGCTGTCATTTCTCAGCTACTAGGTCCATCACTCTCAATCTCATGTGGTTCATAACCTAAATCTCTGATGTCCTGAAACTTTGAATTGCTGGAGGTCATGCTTTCATGTTGCTGGCCATCTTCAAGCCTTGCTGAACGATATCAATGAATCAAGATGTGAAGAAACAGTAGCCTGACGTTATGTATTCAATCATATCATGGCATTCTCCCATTAGGCACATGATTATGGGTGCAGGATAAATCTAAATGTCATCACAAGACAAGTACAACAGCAGTGACAATTAACAAACCTTGTCCTATCTATGTGGTGGTCATTTAATAATTATGTAAAGATGTGAGGTCAGACTTAACGAAGAGGCTGAAACATGTATTATATTAAATTCTATCCACCTTGTGGAAACAAGAAGCTGATATGTGGCTATCAAGCAGCTCTACTtcagatgggatccttgactttgCTATCATctaccagatttttttttttatggcagGCGCATTAATTTTTTGATGCGAACTAAGATCATATGTGACTTGAACTGGACTTAGGCCTTTGGCATTAAGCCAGGAGCATACTTCTATTAATATCACAACATTATCACTACCTTGTGAACTGATTTTTAAAAATCTTGTATATATGTGGATTTACATGACCGAGTCTCAAAGTTTCAGGTACATTTGTTTTGGGCTGCTGTAGTTACAGGAGTTGTTTTGTCATCATCCGGTAATGATTGGTTCAAGGCAGGAACCTAGCTAAAATTCTTGTTAAGTTGGATgctattttgcaagaaaattatttcttatagatATTTTTGCTGTATTtgtattgattttttattttttatggttgTTTGCTGCATTAGTATTTCAATGGAGTTGCAACTTCTGTTCACACCGAACTTTCTTTATGGACATGAAGCACCCAAGAAGGGTCGCTAAACAGAGACATCGACTTCTTTAAAAATTGGTGGAAATTTTGCATTGCTGTCGCTGCATGGGTGCAACTGATGACTGCCAGCATTGGAGATGGggatctgatatttaaaattggCATTGTTGTCACTAGGTACATCTACCTAATAACTGTTCGCATTAGGGACCGGGATTTGATGTTTGAATAGTTAAAGATAGAACGCTCTATTTTTTTGCCTGATGTTGATATGCTAGGGGATCTGACTAATATTACCCATTACTTCATTGGGTGCGCAATTTTTTGTGGTTCTTTTCTTGCGTTTAGATTTGAGAGAAGAAGACAactagattctctctctctctcttagtgaaatatatgttaaaaaatatGACGACGTCTGAGGCAATTAGAGATATCTACTTGGGTAATGTGCTGAATTGTTACTTGGTGGAATTGATGAAAAGGTGAAACTAGATTATAGACCCTGTTATCTGTCATCAATATCCTACGCATGCAAGACAGAAATGAAAGTTCACTATCATTATTGTTGGTATCAAGTAGTTTAATGGATTTAAATGGTTTTGAAATCAAATTGGTGATCATTTAAAGTTTTGTGAGGGATATCAGGCTGCCCAAACTCTTTTTAATTGACACCCATCTAAGCCTGATATCTCTCTCTTGTGAGGGATATCAGGCCAGAAGGTCACATGTCTCTGCCCAAGAAGAGGCCCATCTGGTGATCAGGGCTGGACTTGTTAATCCAAATAAACAATTGATTATGCAGGCACTGAAAGCAGCAAAAACTgacaattacaaaaaaaaaacaaaaacaaaaacaaaacaaaacaaaaaacaaaaacaaagcaAAACAAAGGCAGAGCTTAGCTGTGGAAAATCTCTCCTCGGCATTTTCATGAGAGATTCATTTCAGAAATCACAAGACCAAAATCAGCACCTTGGCTGATATAATTAAACAATTATTAACTATTTTTCAATATCATTTCAACAAAGCTATTTTTAACCATTAATTTTGATGCTTTATCAGTTAAGAACTATTTATCATAGCTGAATTTAGATTGAAAAATATCGACTGATtagattctcttttttttttttttttaagaaacacAGCTTTATTGAAGGATAACTATAGAACTTTTTACAAAAAACAGCATATACAAACATGGTACAAAAGTAATACAtctgttaaatgaaaagaaaCAGTACAAGTGAAGGGAGACCTTAGTGAGTACATCTTAGCCAAATGAGGGCGCCCCGCGGTCTCCCACGACACAaaattggatatatatatatatatagtaggaATATTGTAGTTAGGTATAAAAGAAGAAACCACCTTGAAAGAGAAACAAGTATCTTTGAGCATTCATATGGACGTATATTTAGTCCAACACTAATTATTCACTGAGATgatcttaaatatttatatagagcTTAGAAGcccaaataataaattataattaattatttttgatgagattctAGATTGTTATACATAATATCGAAGTCGATCCAGCTCATAATGTATATGAACTAAAAGATACTGCAGCACAGATTCATTAGGTTGACCACGAACCAATCATGGTATTTATACATAGatacatgaatttaaatttttaatctgatgAGAATGCCAAGACGTAGCTGGATCTCAGTAACTACAGCTAGCCCAGCATTATGGAAACCAGATAGCATAGTGAACCCCCAATCCAACATTATGAAATCATAATATATGACTTCCAATTCAAATCCAACTAGCTGAGGAGCTTACAAGCAACATATGCTTACTTGGGCCCTGCATTGATTGATGCCTCAACAGACTTCATTTTACATCATTCAAGACTTTTTTAGAAAATATTTGTATATTACGGTATCGATTGGTACCCGGCACCGGCAAAAGTCAAGTTCGCCACCAAGATGAGAACTTTCATTCAGGTTCCGGAAAACAACGTTAAAAAAAGCCAAGGATTTGCATCTCTCCATGCTATGCATGCtgctctcctatggcaatgtttGCGACAGCAAAACAAAAAGTAATGGCAGCCCAAACTAGCTTGCactcttttttttgatgaaaatggaGGAAGTGAGGAGCTTCCCAAAATCTTTATTAAGAAAAGAGTAAAAGGTATAGCCTAGCCCGTTCTCTGCTTACTGAAAACATACTGCATGAATGTGACTACAACACTACGTTGTGGGCCATTATCAGATCGGTTTTCAGAGTTGTATATACCTTCATAAATTGAACAGGGGCTTTGACTTtaacttttcttctttttttaatacAACAATTGTTTCTTTGGAGGATGCATGTTACGCATGCTACGTTCAAACGTATATAACTCAATGTGACCTTTACGGAATTCCATAAGGGGGCTGGGGTTGTGATTTTACTGAACTGAATTGCACCAGGGTCTGAAAGAGTGATATACCTTCATGGAAGATTGGAAGAAGCAAAATTTTCTCTATTGGTTTTCTTTGTTCCCTTCTCCATCATGGACGATATACGATGGCCATATTACTCATCTCTTTGGAGAGCACCAGCTCCAGAGAAAGTGAAGGTCTTCATGTGGCTGGTGGTAAAAAATAAGCTGCTTCTGTAATTATCCTGATGAGATTAACATTCATTTGGTGCTCGACTGCCAATGTCTAAACTCGATATGGATGTCATCAAAAAGGACATGAGATTAGATGGGAGACTTAGTAGCTCCTACTGTCCTTGTGGACTGAATGGTATGGATATTGATCTAAGAGCTGGTTGGGATCAATGGCACTTGCGATCTGCTGGTGCGTAGGGAGAGAGCAAAATGATAAAGAGTTTTTTTTAAGAAAGCTTGTACATCTACTGGTTTGCTGAATCAGATTCTGATAATTAATAACTGAAATGTGCATTGTACTCGCAAGAACGCTGATAGTTCTGAAAGAGTTGCAAACTCGTTATCTTGTCTACATTGATGTAAAACTCTCCCTGGCCCCCTTATAGGTTGCTCGTGTTCTCTGATTCTTATCAATGAAATGATAGGCCAGCTCTTTTAGCCCTCCTTacccatcagaaaaaaaaaacagagagaggaaagaaaggaggtcCCCAATTTACTGTTCGTTGCATGATTCATTATTTTCGA
Above is a genomic segment from Elaeis guineensis isolate ETL-2024a chromosome 1, EG11, whole genome shotgun sequence containing:
- the LOC105038268 gene encoding uncharacterized protein, which produces MRFRLREKGRVGPIRRRLPPSPSMTSWTVVPSYPPTIYFAPSPVLLSLAPGISLFSLPHGGAPRDRTPVTAAAAEPMESFRHQQTPGSDRFLGLVGPPRPANGTVLSAGEDELHEDEIFWTGADNPSSEPNRYPMKPSPAIGKPNPSPATIARAGFRRLPDRNFGILAALLEDDKKPPTAKASPPFQYRNAAARSPTSSPSSSTSPSSVSTCARMIPVVPKMKPESALSMPGGKIYHQSAPLRVPVAPAKMRRGWGEFEMDDRDLDGDEEMLPPHEIVARRSGNGSPMTTFSVLEGVGRTLKGRDLRQVRNAVWRKTGFLDL